A single region of the Arthrobacter sp. zg-Y20 genome encodes:
- a CDS encoding sugar porter family MFS transporter: protein MGATQPGPNKGGSERIAHPGRVIGVTVAAAVGGLLFGFDTAVINGAVDAIGEEFTLSPGILGFTVAITLLGCAVGAWFAGQLADRLGRKTVMVGAAVLFAANSVGSAFAFSEWDLMLWRLIGGLAIGTASVIAPGYIAEVAPAKWRGALGSVQQLAITLGIFAALLSDAFLANSAGSALGELWGGIAAWRWMLLVGVVPAVVYGVLALTIPESPQFLVRRNRDEEAAKVLSSISGVTDTDRKIADIRDSFKSPKPTFRDLRGPKFGLQPILWVGMAIAAFQQLVGINAIFYYSTTLWKSVGFSESDSFTTSVITSVVNVVMTLVAIAFVDRIGRRKLLMIGSAGMFVGLLAATISFLQAETVNGEVSLPDIWGPVALVGANLFVVFFAATWGPVMWVTLGEVFPNNIRSLALGLGAMVNWIFNFIVTLAFPWVSDNFGVWIMYAIFTAFAVLSFWFVKSKLPELSGRELEDREGLETA, encoded by the coding sequence ATGGGCGCGACTCAGCCAGGACCAAATAAGGGCGGATCCGAACGGATTGCCCACCCCGGAAGGGTGATTGGCGTCACCGTCGCTGCTGCCGTGGGCGGGTTGCTCTTCGGCTTTGACACCGCCGTCATTAACGGCGCGGTGGACGCCATCGGTGAAGAATTCACCCTGAGCCCGGGCATCCTGGGCTTCACCGTGGCCATTACGCTGCTCGGCTGCGCCGTGGGTGCCTGGTTTGCCGGCCAGCTCGCAGACCGGTTGGGACGCAAAACGGTCATGGTGGGTGCGGCGGTGCTGTTTGCCGCGAACTCGGTGGGTTCGGCCTTCGCCTTCAGCGAGTGGGACCTGATGCTCTGGCGCCTGATCGGCGGCCTGGCCATCGGTACTGCCTCCGTTATTGCCCCGGGCTACATTGCCGAAGTGGCGCCGGCAAAATGGCGGGGTGCGCTGGGCTCAGTCCAGCAACTGGCCATCACGCTGGGTATCTTTGCTGCTCTGCTCTCCGATGCCTTCCTGGCCAACTCGGCGGGAAGTGCGCTGGGGGAACTCTGGGGAGGCATCGCCGCCTGGCGCTGGATGCTCCTGGTGGGCGTTGTTCCGGCCGTGGTTTACGGCGTGCTCGCCCTGACCATTCCGGAATCGCCGCAGTTCCTGGTTCGCCGCAACCGCGACGAAGAAGCCGCGAAGGTGCTCAGCTCCATTTCCGGCGTGACGGACACGGACCGGAAGATCGCCGATATCCGGGACAGCTTCAAGAGCCCGAAGCCGACGTTCCGCGACCTGCGCGGCCCCAAGTTCGGCCTGCAGCCGATCCTCTGGGTGGGCATGGCCATTGCAGCTTTCCAGCAGCTGGTGGGCATCAACGCGATCTTCTACTACTCCACCACCCTGTGGAAGTCCGTGGGCTTCAGTGAAAGTGATTCATTCACGACGTCGGTGATCACCTCCGTGGTCAACGTGGTCATGACCCTGGTCGCCATTGCCTTCGTGGACCGCATCGGCCGGCGCAAGCTGCTGATGATCGGTTCCGCGGGTATGTTCGTCGGCCTGCTGGCCGCCACCATCTCCTTCCTGCAGGCTGAGACGGTCAACGGCGAAGTGTCCCTGCCCGACATCTGGGGTCCGGTGGCCCTGGTAGGAGCGAACCTGTTCGTGGTCTTCTTTGCCGCCACCTGGGGCCCGGTCATGTGGGTCACCCTGGGCGAGGTGTTCCCGAACAACATCCGTTCCCTGGCCCTGGGGCTGGGCGCGATGGTCAACTGGATCTTCAACTTCATCGTGACTCTGGCCTTCCCGTGGGTCAGTGACAACTTCGGGGTCTGGATTATGTACGCCATCTTCACCGCCTTCGCCGTGCTGTCCTTCTGGTTCGTCAAGTCCAAGCTGCCCGAACTCTCCGGGCGCGAACTCGAGGACCGCGAGGGGCTGGAAACCGCCTGA
- the dnaG gene encoding DNA primase produces MAGLIKREDIDEVRLRTDIKAVIDGYVTLKSAGIGSFKGLCPFHDERSPSFHVRPQVGTYHCFGCGESGDVISFVQKMDHGTFSETVEKLAARLGYELHYEDGTGPRKEDVGKRQRLLDAHKVAAEFFRSQLGTPGAAAARNFLQERGFDPAAAEHFGVGYAPQGWDSLLKHLTAKGFTRPELAETGMFSTGSDASRFYDRFRGRLIWPIRDLTGSVIGFGARKLYEDDQGPKYLNTPETPLYKKSQVLYGIDLAKRDIAKTRQIVVVEGYTDVMACHLAGITTAVATCGTAFGTDHIKIARRLLSDDGTGGEVIFTFDGDAAGQKAALRAFEEDQRFTAQTYVAVDPNGMDPCDIRQTHGDSAVVELISSRRPLFEFAIRSTLRKFDLNTVEGRVSALRAAAPVVADIRDPAMRPAYSRELAGWLGTDVDDVTRAVNAAAKRRTAGSGAENTDTPASNSRGQQQGRQDYGQQGRQQYGQNRNPQGQQQQPEPEAAPAFNRPDPNDPAARMERQALEVALQQPGLLDAGQWERFKAARFTVPAYVAVHDAIRAAGDAGTVPAAWVERVREELPDALRGFVSELAVTPLPARDADALALYCRDILNRLFELQVTHLKAEKLGQLQRLDPNADPELFHQLNRELMDLEMQRRALRGDQ; encoded by the coding sequence AAGCGTGAAGACATCGATGAGGTGCGCCTGCGCACCGACATCAAGGCCGTGATTGACGGATATGTGACTCTCAAATCCGCAGGCATCGGCTCCTTCAAGGGGCTGTGCCCCTTCCACGACGAGCGCTCGCCGTCCTTTCATGTCCGTCCCCAGGTGGGCACCTACCACTGTTTCGGCTGCGGGGAGAGCGGCGACGTCATCTCCTTTGTGCAGAAGATGGACCACGGCACCTTCTCCGAGACGGTGGAAAAGCTTGCCGCCCGGCTCGGCTACGAACTGCACTACGAAGACGGCACCGGCCCGCGCAAGGAAGACGTGGGCAAGCGCCAACGCCTGCTGGACGCGCACAAGGTGGCTGCCGAGTTCTTCCGGAGCCAGCTGGGCACCCCCGGAGCTGCAGCCGCACGGAACTTCCTGCAGGAACGCGGCTTCGACCCGGCCGCCGCCGAGCACTTTGGCGTCGGCTACGCCCCGCAGGGCTGGGACTCGCTGCTCAAGCACCTCACCGCCAAGGGCTTCACCCGTCCCGAACTGGCCGAAACCGGTATGTTCTCCACCGGCTCGGACGCGTCAAGGTTTTACGACCGGTTCCGCGGGCGGCTGATCTGGCCCATCCGCGATCTCACCGGCTCTGTGATCGGCTTCGGTGCCCGCAAGCTCTACGAAGATGACCAGGGGCCGAAGTACCTGAACACCCCGGAAACCCCGCTGTACAAGAAATCCCAGGTGCTTTACGGCATCGACCTCGCCAAGCGGGACATCGCCAAGACCCGCCAGATCGTGGTCGTGGAAGGCTACACGGACGTGATGGCCTGCCACCTGGCCGGCATCACCACCGCGGTGGCTACCTGCGGCACCGCCTTTGGTACCGACCACATCAAGATTGCCCGCCGGCTGCTCTCCGACGACGGAACCGGGGGAGAGGTCATCTTCACGTTCGACGGCGACGCCGCCGGGCAGAAGGCGGCACTTCGCGCGTTCGAAGAGGACCAGCGGTTCACCGCGCAGACCTATGTAGCGGTCGATCCCAACGGGATGGACCCCTGCGACATCCGGCAGACGCATGGTGATTCAGCAGTGGTGGAGCTGATCTCCTCACGGCGCCCGCTCTTTGAGTTCGCAATCCGTTCAACCCTGCGCAAGTTCGATCTGAACACTGTGGAGGGCCGGGTCTCCGCCCTGCGGGCCGCCGCACCGGTAGTGGCGGACATCCGGGACCCGGCCATGCGGCCCGCCTACTCACGCGAGCTCGCCGGGTGGCTGGGCACCGACGTCGACGACGTCACCCGGGCCGTGAACGCGGCCGCCAAGCGCCGCACGGCAGGTTCCGGTGCGGAGAACACGGACACGCCGGCGTCGAACTCCCGCGGCCAGCAGCAGGGCAGGCAGGACTACGGCCAGCAGGGTCGGCAGCAGTACGGCCAGAACCGGAACCCGCAGGGCCAGCAGCAGCAGCCGGAGCCGGAGGCAGCCCCGGCCTTCAACCGCCCCGACCCGAATGATCCCGCCGCCCGGATGGAGCGCCAGGCCCTGGAAGTTGCGCTGCAGCAGCCGGGCCTGCTCGACGCCGGCCAGTGGGAGCGGTTCAAGGCGGCACGGTTCACGGTGCCGGCCTACGTGGCAGTCCATGATGCGATCCGTGCCGCCGGCGACGCCGGAACGGTTCCGGCTGCCTGGGTGGAGCGGGTGCGGGAGGAACTGCCGGACGCGCTGCGCGGTTTCGTCAGTGAACTGGCCGTTACCCCGCTGCCGGCCCGCGACGCCGATGCCCTGGCGCTGTACTGCCGGGACATCCTGAACCGGTTGTTTGAGCTGCAGGTGACGCATTTGAAGGCGGAAAAACTGGGCCAGCTGCAGCGGTTGGATCCCAATGCCGACCCGGAGCTGTTCCACCAGCTCAACCGCGAGCTGATGGACCTGGAGATGCAGCGGCGGGCCCTGCGCGGGGACCAGTAA
- a CDS encoding malic enzyme-like NAD(P)-binding protein, producing the protein MSATASENITQPISVEEIFAAHEGGKLSVETKLSLDSKRALSIAYTPGVAQVSRAIAADPALAATTTWASRLVVVVSDGTAVLGLGNIGPAASLPVMEGKSALFRTFGGLNSIPLVLDTTNVDEIIETLVRLRPSYGAVNLEDISAPRCFELEQRLIEALDCPVMHDDQHGTAIVVLAALENAARVTDRELAGLRVVISGAGAAGVACANILLEAGMTDVVVLDSRGVIGPGRTDLTSVKEDLAARTNPRGVDGGPAEALQGADAFIGVSSGTVGEELLAGMAPDAIIFALSNPDPEVHPDTARRYAAVVATGRSDFPNQINNVLAFPGVFRGALDSGARRITPAMKVAAAAAIANLVGEELRTDYIVPSPLDPRVAPAVAAAVAAAAPA; encoded by the coding sequence ATGTCTGCCACTGCCTCTGAAAACATCACCCAGCCCATCAGCGTCGAAGAAATCTTCGCGGCGCACGAGGGCGGCAAGCTTTCCGTGGAAACGAAGCTGTCCTTGGACTCCAAGCGGGCACTGTCCATTGCCTACACTCCCGGGGTGGCCCAGGTCAGCCGTGCCATCGCGGCCGATCCGGCACTGGCGGCAACCACCACGTGGGCCTCGCGGTTGGTGGTGGTGGTCAGTGACGGCACCGCCGTGCTGGGGCTGGGAAACATCGGTCCGGCAGCATCTTTGCCGGTGATGGAAGGCAAATCGGCCCTCTTCCGTACCTTCGGCGGACTGAATTCCATTCCGCTGGTGCTGGACACCACCAACGTGGACGAGATCATCGAAACACTGGTCCGGCTGCGTCCCAGCTACGGCGCTGTGAACCTGGAGGACATTTCCGCCCCGCGCTGCTTCGAACTGGAACAGCGGCTGATCGAGGCCTTGGATTGCCCGGTCATGCATGATGACCAGCACGGTACCGCCATTGTGGTCCTTGCCGCTCTGGAGAACGCCGCCCGGGTCACGGACCGGGAGCTCGCCGGACTGCGGGTGGTGATCTCCGGTGCCGGTGCCGCCGGAGTCGCCTGTGCCAACATCCTGCTGGAAGCCGGCATGACCGACGTCGTAGTCCTGGACTCCCGGGGAGTGATCGGCCCCGGACGCACAGACCTGACCAGCGTGAAGGAGGACCTCGCCGCCAGGACCAACCCCCGCGGCGTCGACGGCGGGCCAGCCGAAGCGCTGCAGGGGGCCGACGCGTTCATTGGGGTATCTTCCGGAACCGTCGGAGAGGAGCTGCTGGCCGGAATGGCGCCCGATGCGATCATTTTCGCCCTCTCCAACCCGGACCCGGAGGTGCACCCGGACACCGCCCGCCGGTACGCCGCCGTCGTCGCCACCGGCCGCAGCGATTTTCCAAACCAGATAAACAACGTCCTGGCCTTCCCCGGGGTGTTCCGCGGAGCGCTGGACAGCGGTGCCCGCCGGATCACGCCGGCCATGAAGGTCGCCGCTGCAGCAGCGATTGCCAATCTGGTGGGGGAGGAGCTGCGGACGGACTACATTGTGCCGAGCCCGCTGGATCCGCGCGTGGCGCCAGCCGTGGCCGCTGCGGTCGCTGCCGCGGCCCCGGCCTAG
- a CDS encoding DMT family transporter has protein sequence MVGIAVACALASAFFLAFGAQRQGSAVSADTGGLALNSSGFTRLLRNPRWLFGLLLLGIGMGLNVAALSMAPLTVVQPIGSLALVITTVVNSRDQGLRLNRITVAAIAACVAGSMLFVSLAIAATRSGQPVDSAQEVTIVLILAVVVVFFGGLNLLFGKRLKAIAHILGAGILFGFVAVLTKVIIGDLLNPNGRFLWNVPWYTLLGIAVAGALGSWFVQNAYSSGPPDLVIAGLTVIDPMVGIAIGIGVLNELRPDVPAVTAVAMAVAGLIAIVGVVALSRYHPDVIQRRNEERRRQKLASKTPKAGPLT, from the coding sequence ATGGTAGGAATAGCCGTCGCCTGTGCCCTTGCCAGTGCCTTTTTCCTGGCATTCGGGGCCCAGCGCCAAGGCAGCGCGGTGAGCGCCGACACCGGCGGGCTGGCCCTGAACTCGTCGGGTTTCACCCGACTGCTGCGCAACCCCCGGTGGCTGTTCGGCCTGCTGCTGCTGGGCATCGGCATGGGCCTGAACGTGGCCGCGCTCTCCATGGCCCCGCTGACCGTCGTCCAGCCGATCGGGTCCCTTGCCCTGGTAATCACCACGGTGGTGAACTCACGGGACCAGGGGCTGCGGCTGAACCGCATTACAGTGGCGGCTATCGCAGCATGTGTGGCAGGCAGCATGCTCTTTGTGTCCCTCGCCATCGCGGCCACCCGCTCGGGCCAGCCGGTGGATTCGGCGCAGGAAGTGACAATTGTCCTCATCCTGGCGGTTGTGGTGGTGTTCTTCGGCGGCTTGAACCTGCTTTTCGGGAAGCGGTTGAAAGCCATCGCGCACATTCTGGGGGCGGGTATCCTGTTCGGCTTCGTGGCGGTGCTGACCAAGGTCATCATCGGGGACCTGCTCAACCCCAACGGGCGCTTCCTTTGGAACGTGCCCTGGTACACGCTGCTGGGAATTGCGGTGGCCGGAGCCTTGGGTTCATGGTTTGTGCAGAACGCGTACTCCAGCGGTCCACCGGACCTGGTGATCGCCGGACTGACGGTGATCGATCCAATGGTCGGGATCGCGATCGGAATCGGGGTGCTGAATGAATTGCGTCCCGATGTGCCCGCAGTGACTGCCGTAGCCATGGCCGTGGCAGGTCTGATTGCTATTGTTGGGGTCGTTGCCCTCTCGCGGTACCACCCTGATGTCATTCAGAGGCGGAATGAAGAACGGAGGCGGCAGAAGCTGGCCTCCAAGACCCCGAAAGCAGGACCACTCACGTGA
- a CDS encoding acyl-CoA dehydrogenase family protein: MATIDVDNLPYADGDFYAFEDLLTDKERDRLHEIRAWLAKEVKPHAADWWNAGEFPHHMIPKIAELDVMSPVYRQGYSNLFAGLCHAEVTRADTSFATFLGVHDGLFTGSIEALASEEQKAAWLPDIYAMKKIGAFGLTEPLGGSDVAGGTRTTARRDGDNWILNGEKRWIGNATFSDWVVIYARDVEDNQVKGFMVDTKTPGYSATKIENKIALRTVQNADIVLDNVVVSDDFHLKGANSFRDTNKVLKVTRLAVAWQAVGQQMAAFDIARKYAVERHQFGKPLASFQLVQEQLVKILGNTVSSLGMMVRLAQLEDLGQAKDEQSALAKAFTTARMRESVAMGRSILGGNGIVTDYGMAKVFADAEAIYSYEGTYEINTLVTARAITGVTAFV, encoded by the coding sequence ATGGCAACTATCGACGTCGACAACCTTCCGTACGCGGACGGCGACTTCTACGCATTCGAGGACCTCCTCACGGACAAGGAGCGCGACCGCCTGCACGAGATCCGTGCCTGGCTCGCCAAAGAGGTCAAGCCGCACGCCGCTGATTGGTGGAACGCCGGTGAATTCCCGCACCACATGATCCCCAAGATTGCCGAACTGGACGTCATGAGCCCGGTGTACCGCCAGGGCTACTCCAACCTGTTCGCCGGCCTGTGCCACGCAGAGGTCACCCGCGCCGACACCTCCTTCGCCACCTTCCTGGGTGTCCACGACGGACTCTTCACCGGCTCCATCGAGGCGCTGGCCTCCGAGGAGCAGAAGGCTGCCTGGCTGCCGGACATCTACGCCATGAAGAAGATCGGCGCCTTCGGCCTGACCGAGCCGCTCGGCGGGTCCGACGTGGCCGGCGGCACGCGCACCACCGCCCGCCGCGACGGCGACAACTGGATCCTGAATGGCGAAAAGCGCTGGATCGGCAATGCGACGTTCTCCGACTGGGTAGTCATTTACGCCCGCGACGTTGAGGACAATCAGGTCAAGGGCTTCATGGTGGACACCAAGACCCCCGGCTACAGTGCCACCAAGATCGAGAACAAGATCGCCCTGCGCACCGTCCAGAACGCTGACATTGTGCTGGACAACGTGGTGGTCAGCGACGACTTCCACCTCAAGGGCGCCAACAGCTTCCGCGACACCAACAAGGTCCTGAAGGTCACCCGCCTTGCCGTCGCCTGGCAGGCCGTAGGCCAGCAGATGGCCGCCTTCGACATTGCCCGCAAGTACGCGGTGGAACGGCACCAGTTCGGCAAGCCGCTGGCCTCGTTCCAGCTGGTGCAGGAACAGCTCGTGAAGATCCTGGGCAACACCGTCAGCTCCCTCGGCATGATGGTGCGCCTGGCGCAGCTCGAGGACCTGGGCCAGGCGAAGGACGAACAGTCAGCGCTGGCCAAGGCCTTCACCACTGCACGGATGCGTGAATCCGTCGCCATGGGCAGGAGCATCCTGGGCGGCAACGGCATTGTCACCGACTACGGCATGGCCAAGGTCTTCGCTGACGCCGAGGCCATCTACTCGTACGAAGGCA
- a CDS encoding sugar porter family MFS transporter has product MSSEAVPPAPEDRDQVKHPVKAILVCAGAAVGGILFGFDSSAINGAVDAIGVEFRLSSGALGFAVAIALLGCAVGAWFAGQLADLWGRRAVMVVSGIVFTANSIGSALAGSDVELMIWRFIGGLAIGTASVIAPDYIGEIAPVKWRGALGSVQQLAITLGIFGALLSDALLASGGGALQQLWWGLEAWRWMLLVGVVPAVFYGIVALLIPESPHYLIRKHRDKQAKHVLADISGVDDTDAKVSEIRESFSSASRARYRDLRGPAFGLQPILWIGMTVAALQQLVGINVIFYYSTTLWQSVGFSTEDSFTTSVITAVVNVLTTLVAIGFVDRVGRRKLLLAGSVGMTLGLLATAIAFSQSVDTGGGVSLPGGWGPVALIGANLFVVFYGASWGPVMWVTLGEIFPNRIRSLGLGIGAMVNWVFNFIITLAFPWVNTSLGPAFAYSAFTFFAFASFWFVKLALPEFKGRDLESGRIVQ; this is encoded by the coding sequence ATGTCATCAGAGGCCGTACCCCCAGCCCCGGAGGACCGGGACCAGGTCAAGCACCCAGTGAAGGCCATCCTAGTCTGCGCCGGTGCGGCGGTGGGCGGGATCCTTTTCGGCTTTGACAGTTCGGCGATCAACGGCGCAGTGGATGCCATCGGCGTGGAGTTCCGCCTCAGCAGCGGTGCCCTGGGCTTCGCGGTGGCCATCGCACTGCTGGGCTGCGCCGTTGGCGCCTGGTTTGCCGGGCAGCTGGCCGATCTGTGGGGCCGGCGGGCCGTGATGGTGGTCTCCGGCATCGTGTTCACCGCGAACTCGATCGGTTCCGCACTGGCCGGCAGCGACGTGGAGCTGATGATCTGGCGGTTCATCGGCGGGCTGGCCATCGGCACGGCGTCGGTGATTGCGCCGGACTACATAGGGGAGATTGCCCCGGTTAAATGGCGCGGCGCCCTGGGCTCCGTGCAGCAGCTGGCCATCACGCTGGGCATCTTCGGGGCACTGCTTTCGGATGCCCTGCTGGCCTCCGGCGGCGGCGCCCTGCAGCAGTTGTGGTGGGGGCTTGAAGCCTGGCGCTGGATGCTGCTGGTTGGTGTGGTGCCGGCCGTTTTCTACGGGATAGTGGCCCTGCTGATTCCCGAATCCCCGCACTATCTGATCCGAAAACACCGGGACAAACAGGCCAAACACGTCCTGGCGGACATCAGCGGCGTTGATGACACAGACGCCAAGGTATCCGAGATCCGGGAGAGCTTCTCCTCCGCTTCCCGTGCCCGCTACCGGGACCTGCGCGGCCCGGCCTTCGGACTGCAGCCCATTCTATGGATCGGGATGACGGTGGCCGCCCTGCAGCAGCTCGTGGGGATCAACGTGATCTTCTACTACTCCACCACACTGTGGCAGTCAGTGGGATTCAGCACAGAGGACTCCTTTACGACGTCGGTGATCACCGCGGTGGTCAACGTGCTGACCACCCTGGTGGCCATTGGATTCGTGGACAGAGTGGGCCGGCGGAAGCTGCTCCTGGCCGGGTCCGTTGGAATGACCCTGGGCTTGCTCGCCACTGCCATAGCCTTCTCCCAATCCGTGGACACCGGCGGCGGCGTTTCGCTGCCCGGCGGGTGGGGACCTGTGGCCCTGATCGGCGCAAACCTGTTTGTGGTCTTCTACGGTGCGTCCTGGGGACCTGTGATGTGGGTGACACTTGGGGAGATCTTTCCCAACCGGATCCGTTCCCTGGGACTGGGCATCGGCGCCATGGTCAACTGGGTTTTCAACTTCATCATCACCCTCGCCTTTCCCTGGGTTAACACCTCGCTGGGCCCGGCATTTGCCTATTCTGCCTTCACTTTTTTCGCCTTCGCCTCGTTCTGGTTCGTAAAGCTGGCGCTGCCCGAGTTCAAGGGCCGGGACCTGGAATCGGGACGCATCGTTCAGTGA
- a CDS encoding phage holin family protein produces the protein MNRSASTRTQRTAGSSSLVGLAKVMARLTPRQLNDEFALATAEMKQKGIKAGIAAAFMVVALLFVAALAIALIVAAIMALSLVMPAWLAALLVAALFLVIAAVAGLVGFSRFKKTLPLLPEEAIRGLRYDVGVLKEGRRFDPATLDKPKEPKEKKDKKAEKADKPEGPKQPSPEELRTRARQRREHLAAVRDGLGEKVDVKARIQELKSRRAAASRGNGSSAASPADDVLAMIKERWQPLAVMGASLLAMLIMFRRLARK, from the coding sequence ATGAATCGCTCTGCTAGCACTCGGACACAGCGGACGGCGGGAAGCTCTTCGCTGGTGGGGCTGGCGAAGGTGATGGCCCGGCTGACTCCGCGCCAGCTGAATGACGAGTTCGCCCTCGCCACGGCCGAAATGAAGCAAAAGGGCATCAAGGCCGGCATCGCCGCCGCCTTCATGGTTGTTGCCCTGCTGTTTGTAGCCGCGCTGGCCATCGCGCTGATCGTTGCGGCCATCATGGCACTGTCCTTGGTGATGCCGGCCTGGCTGGCCGCCTTGCTGGTGGCGGCATTGTTCCTCGTGATCGCGGCAGTTGCCGGGCTGGTTGGCTTCAGCCGGTTCAAGAAGACCCTGCCGCTGCTTCCCGAGGAGGCCATCCGCGGGCTGCGCTACGATGTCGGCGTGCTGAAGGAAGGCCGCCGCTTTGATCCGGCCACGCTGGATAAGCCCAAGGAGCCCAAGGAAAAGAAGGACAAGAAGGCAGAGAAGGCCGACAAGCCCGAAGGCCCCAAGCAGCCCAGCCCCGAGGAACTGCGGACCCGCGCCCGCCAGCGCCGCGAGCACCTTGCCGCCGTCCGTGACGGACTTGGCGAAAAGGTGGACGTCAAGGCACGCATCCAGGAGCTGAAGTCCCGCCGCGCAGCCGCGTCCCGGGGCAACGGCAGCTCCGCTGCTTCCCCGGCAGATGACGTGCTGGCCATGATCAAGGAACGCTGGCAGCCGCTTGCGGTTATGGGCGCCTCGCTGCTGGCCATGCTCATCATGTTCCGCCGGCTGGCTCGAAAGTAA
- a CDS encoding CDP-alcohol phosphatidyltransferase family protein — protein sequence MIRLIGAGTRPDTETTVTDGFWTVPNLVTVLRFLGIPLFVCLVAQDRYGSAFITLVAVGCTDWIDGYLARRLNQVSRTGQWLDPVADRLALIIVAATFVVDGIAPVWLILSIAVPDAVLTINSLLLFRGSPDLPVSVLGKIRTALLLLGAPLLLLDRVQGYDFQWLAAAGTTVLAMGCIGHVAAAAGYLAAAWDKYRLLRGRDVPAGTGTGHAP from the coding sequence GTGATCAGACTCATCGGTGCCGGAACACGTCCTGACACGGAAACAACCGTGACGGACGGGTTCTGGACCGTACCGAATCTGGTCACGGTCCTTCGCTTTCTCGGGATCCCGCTTTTCGTCTGCCTCGTGGCCCAGGACCGGTACGGAAGCGCCTTCATCACGCTGGTGGCGGTGGGCTGCACGGACTGGATTGACGGTTACCTGGCCCGCCGGCTGAACCAGGTGTCCCGGACCGGGCAATGGCTGGACCCGGTGGCGGACCGCCTCGCGCTGATCATTGTGGCCGCAACCTTCGTGGTGGATGGGATTGCCCCGGTGTGGCTCATCCTCAGCATCGCCGTTCCCGACGCCGTGCTGACCATCAACTCCCTGCTCCTTTTCCGCGGCAGCCCCGACCTGCCGGTGAGCGTGCTCGGCAAAATCCGGACAGCGCTGCTGCTCCTGGGGGCGCCCCTGCTGTTGCTGGACCGTGTGCAGGGTTATGACTTCCAGTGGCTGGCTGCCGCCGGCACCACGGTGCTGGCCATGGGCTGCATCGGACATGTGGCTGCAGCGGCCGGATACCTGGCGGCGGCATGGGATAAGTACCGCCTCCTGCGCGGCCGGGATGTGCCTGCCGGAACCGGAACCGGCCATGCACCCTAG
- a CDS encoding glycosyltransferase, producing the protein MTDSPVDKPLTILIACDTYPPHLNGAAQFGYRLARGMHGRGHNVHVLAPNDVDGGSRSDLEGQWPVHRLRSHGVPTHEYWRICLPWEIKKEITLLFDRVQPDVVHIQCHYMVGDYTLQEARKRGIRVIATNHFMPENLDPFLPFPKWVKRIVAKNSWKDMGKVMGQAAVVTTPTPLAAEAMHRHAFLHEVMPLSNGIDASVYELHPGEEIAPHPGPTVLFVGRLAEEKHVDVLIDAVAKTPAELGVRAEIVGGGEVKPALQAQAQRLGLGDRVVFRGLVSDEELREAYLRADIFCMPGTAELQSLVTLEAMSASKPVLLADAMALPHLVDKGRNGYLFTPGNSDELAGRLTEILELSPEDRQKMGEASRDMVDRHSLDATLATFEKLYRQAEPEAVRP; encoded by the coding sequence GTGACCGATTCACCGGTAGACAAACCGCTGACGATCCTTATTGCCTGTGACACCTATCCTCCCCACCTGAACGGTGCCGCCCAGTTCGGCTACCGGCTGGCGCGCGGGATGCATGGGCGCGGACACAATGTCCACGTCCTGGCCCCGAACGACGTCGACGGCGGCAGCCGTTCCGACCTTGAAGGGCAGTGGCCGGTCCACCGCCTCCGCTCGCACGGAGTGCCCACCCACGAGTACTGGCGGATCTGCCTGCCGTGGGAGATCAAGAAGGAAATCACCCTGCTGTTCGACCGGGTGCAGCCCGACGTCGTACATATCCAGTGCCATTACATGGTGGGCGACTACACCCTCCAGGAAGCCCGCAAACGCGGCATCCGCGTTATTGCCACCAACCACTTCATGCCGGAGAACCTGGACCCGTTCCTGCCGTTCCCTAAGTGGGTCAAGCGGATTGTCGCCAAGAACTCCTGGAAGGACATGGGCAAGGTGATGGGGCAGGCCGCCGTCGTCACCACGCCCACTCCGCTGGCGGCGGAAGCCATGCACCGCCACGCGTTCCTGCACGAGGTGATGCCGCTGTCCAACGGTATCGACGCCTCCGTCTACGAGCTGCATCCCGGTGAGGAAATAGCTCCGCACCCGGGCCCCACCGTGCTGTTTGTCGGCCGGCTCGCCGAAGAGAAACACGTGGACGTCCTGATCGACGCCGTGGCCAAGACCCCGGCGGAGCTGGGCGTACGTGCCGAAATTGTGGGCGGCGGAGAAGTGAAGCCGGCGCTGCAGGCCCAGGCTCAGCGGCTTGGTCTGGGGGACCGAGTGGTGTTCCGCGGGCTGGTCAGTGATGAAGAGTTGCGGGAGGCCTACCTCCGGGCGGATATTTTCTGTATGCCCGGCACTGCCGAACTGCAGTCCCTGGTAACCCTGGAAGCCATGTCCGCGTCCAAGCCGGTCCTGCTGGCGGACGCCATGGCGCTGCCGCACCTGGTGGACAAGGGGCGCAACGGCTACCTCTTCACCCCGGGCAACAGCGACGAGCTGGCGGGCCGCCTCACGGAAATCCTGGAACTCTCGCCCGAGGACCGGCAGAAGATGGGTGAGGCGAGCCGCGACATGGTGGACAGGCACAGCCTTGATGCCACGCTGGCCACGTTCGAGAAGCTCTACCGCCAGGCAGAACCCGAGGCTGTACGGCCCTAG